A stretch of DNA from Trueperaceae bacterium:
GCGCCGGGGCGGACACGCGCCTCGTGGAGAAGCTCGGCGCCATGATCCTCGAGATCGAGGCCGGCGAGCGAGAACTCGGCTTTCACAACTACGACGAGCTGGAGGCCTACGTCCGCGGTATCGGCAAGGAGCTGCCATGAGCGCGAAGAGACTCGGAGTCGGCGTCCTCGGCGCCCATGCCTGGGCCGAGAAAGCCCACCTGCCCGGCTACGCCGCCTACGACAGGGCGCGGCTCGTCGCCATCTGCGACGTGGTGCCCGAGCGCGCCAACGCGCTGGCGGCGCAGTTCGGGGTCGAGCGCGTCTACACGGACCCGGCCGATCTGATCGCCGACCCGGACGTGGAGCTGGTCGACGTGTGCACGCCAACGGACACCCACCTGCCCCTCAGCCTCGCGGCGATAGCGGCGCGCAAGCACGTGCTCTCGGAGAAGCCGCTCGCCCGCGATGCGCGCGACGCCTTCGCGGCGGCGACCGCCGCGGCGGAGGCCGGGGTGCGCACCAAGCTCGGGTTCACGTTCCGCTACTCGCCCGCCGTGAGGCAGCTGAAGCGTTGGATAGACGACGGCTCTCTCGGGGAGATCTTCCACGTGCACGGTTTCGAGCAGAACAGCCAGTTCCTCGACCCCGACTTCCCCATCCGCCAGGTCGAACCCGGCGCGGATTGGAACACCCTCCTGCCGTCGAGCATCGTCGGTTACGGCTCCCATCTCCTCGACCTCATGCGGTGGTGCGCGGGCGAGTTCGGCAGCGTCGCCGCCACGATGCGCAACTTCATCCCCGAGCGCGTCGTGCGCGGCTACGAGGGGCGGCGGCGCATCGGCATCGAGGACGGCACCGTGGCCACCGTGGAGTTCGCCACCGGCGCCCACGGCGTGCTGCAGACGTCGTACATCGCCGTGGGCAACTACCCCGGCGTCGAGTTGCGCGTGTACGGCTCTAAGGGTGCGGCCGTCGCGCGCTTGATCAGCGAGTTCGGCGTCGCGGAGACGCTCCACCTCGCCACGGCGGACGAGGTCGAGTTCCGCAAGGTCGACCTGCCCGCCGGCGCGCTGCCCCCCGGCACCACCCTCAACACCCCGTGGCCGGAGCTGTACTACCGCAACCTCGTGCGCCACTTCGTCGACGAGATCCTGGACGACACGAGCCCGGAGTGCACCTTCCTGGACGGCGCGAAGAGCCAGGAGCTCGTCAACGCCATCGTCCTGGCCAGCCAGGAACGCCGCTGGGTCGACCTGCCGCTCTACGGCGCGTCGGAGTAGGCGTGGCCCTGCAAGACCTGACCCGCAGGTACCTCGACCTCCACCTGGCGCTGCGCCCGGTCGACAGCACCTTCATGGGCTACGAGGACCGGGATCACGAGCTCCCTCCCGCCACGCCCGCGGCCTTGGAGCAGGAGACGTCGGAACTCGCCTCGCTGGCGCTCGAGCTGCGGCGTCAGCCGGCGGGCGCCACGGCCGAGGACCGGATCGCGCGCGCGGCCCTACATGGAGCCGTGCAGCACGCCCTGCGCGAGAACGAGGCGCGTCCGCGGCTCGCGAACCCGGCTTGGTACACGGGCGAGGCGGCGTTCGGGCTCATAGCGTTGCTCCTCCGCACGCCGTCCGGCCACGTGGGCGACGCGCTCAGGCAGCGCGTAGAAGCACTGCCGGCGTTCCTCGCAGCCGGCGCGGCGCGGCTGGCGGGCGCGGCAGCGCCGGCCGATTGGGTGACGCGAGCGAAGCTCGAGGCGCAGGCCCTCGAGCGCCTGCTCACGCACGGCCTTCCACTCCATGCGCTCGCCGGCTCGGTGCCTCCCGATGCGGTGGCGGCGGCCTGCAAGGCCGCCGCTGCGTTCGCCTCGTCGTTGGCGCCGTCCGCCGACTCGGACCCGGCCGCACCGGCGGGCTATCTCGCCCACCTGTTCGCCGAGGTGCATCAGCTGCCCATGCCCGTGAAAGAAGCCGAGGCGCTGGCCCTCGAGGGGTTCGAGCGCGCCAGGGCCGCGTTGGAGGCCAAGGCGCGCGCGGCCGACCCGGAGGAGTCCTGGCGGGCGCAACTGGCGAGGCTCGAGGGCGATCACCCGCCCCTACCCGACGTGATCGCGACCTACTCCCGCCTGCACGAGCGGGCGATGGCGGAGGCGGAGCGCGCCGGCCTGGTGACCCCCGCGCTCGGTTACGGGCTGCGGTTCGCCTACCTGCCCGAATGGGCGCGCGGCGTGGCGCACGAGCTCTACTTCCTCTTCTACCGGTCGCCGGCGGCCATGAGCCCCGGTAGCGCCAGCCCGTACTGGGTCTTCGCCCCTGGGGCCGACCTCGACGCCTACCTGCGAGGCCAGAGCTACGCGACCATCAAGCTCACGCACGCGGTTCACCACGGCTCGATCGGACATCACACGCAGAACGCGCGCGCCAGGGAGTCCGCGGTATCGCTCGGCAGGCTGGCGGGCACCGACTGCGCGTCCGGGATCGCCCTCCTCGCGGGCGGCACCATGATCGAGGGGTGGGCATGCTACTCGCAGGACCTGCTGCTCGAGGCGGACGGCTTCTACACGCCTGCCGAGGAGTTGCTGCTCGCGCATGCGGAGCTCAGGAACACGGCCATGTGCCTCGCTGACATCCGGCTCCATACCGGGGTCTGGAGCCTCGCGCAGATGCGCGCCTTCTACGAGGACGAGGTGGGGATCGGTTCGCAGCGCGCGTGGACCGAGACGACTAGGAACTCCATGTGGCCGAGCACGAGGTCGATGTACTGGCTCGGTACGCGAGCCATCAGGCAGTTCCGGCGTGACGTCGGAGGCGAAGCGCGGCGGTTCCACGACGCCCTGCTGGCGTTCGGCTCCGTTCCCGTCTACCCCGTCGGCGAGGAGCTGCTGCGCGCGAAGGAGAGAGCATGACCGCTTTCGGTGGCGTTCACACCATCATGCCCACGCCGTTCACTGAGGACGGCGCGCTCGACCTGGCCAGCCTCGAGACGCTGACGGAGTTCCTGATCGGCCGCGGCGTAGACGGCCTCGTGGTGCTGGGCGTGCTGGGAGAGGCCCCCAAGCTGTCGCAACGCGAACAGGACGAGGTGATAGCGACGACCGTGAAGGCCGCCGCCGGCCGGGTGCCGGTCTTCGCCGGCGCGGGAGCGGGCGGCACCGATCTCGCGGTGGAGCGCGGCAAGAACGCCGTGGCGCGCGGGGCTGGCGGGCTCCTGGTCGCGCCGCCGCCCGTGCAGAACGACGCCGTCATCTACGAGTACTACCGGCGCATGGACGCCGCCATCGACACTCCGATCATCCTTCACGACTACCCGGCGGCGACGGGCGTGAGCATGACCGTGCCGCTCGTGGCGCGGATGCACGACGAGCTGCGGAACGTGAGCGTGATCAAGCTGGAGGACACGCCCAGCGTTCCGAAGGTCTCGGCGCTGCGGGCCATGGGGTGCGAGATCGGCATCGTCGGGGGGCTCGGCGGGCTCTACTTCCTCGAGGAGCTGGAGCGCGGAGCGAACGGCATCATGACCGGCTTCTCGTATCCCGAGGTCCTGGTCGCGGTCTACCGGGCGTTCGTCGGCGGAGACGTCGCGGCCGCGCGCCGGACCTTCTACGCCGCCTGCCCGCTCATACGCTACGAGTTCCAACCCGGCATCGGCCTGGCTCTGCGCAAGGAGGTCTACCGCTCGCGAGGCGCGATCCGCAGCGCCCACGTGCGGCATCCCGGCGCCCAGATCGACCCGGTCGCCCAGCGCGAGCTCGCCAACGTGATCGCGCACGTCTGGCCGAACGGCTGAAGGCGTGGCCCGGACCGTCGTCCGCTGGGGCGTGCTGAGCACGGCCAACATCGGGGCCAAGGCCGTGGCGCCGGCCATCGCGCGCTCGGCGAACGGCCGCCTGCTGGCGGTCGCCAGTAGGAGCGCCTCCAAGGCCGAGGAGTACGCGGAGCGCCTCGGCGGCG
This window harbors:
- a CDS encoding Gfo/Idh/MocA family oxidoreductase translates to MSAKRLGVGVLGAHAWAEKAHLPGYAAYDRARLVAICDVVPERANALAAQFGVERVYTDPADLIADPDVELVDVCTPTDTHLPLSLAAIAARKHVLSEKPLARDARDAFAAATAAAEAGVRTKLGFTFRYSPAVRQLKRWIDDGSLGEIFHVHGFEQNSQFLDPDFPIRQVEPGADWNTLLPSSIVGYGSHLLDLMRWCAGEFGSVAATMRNFIPERVVRGYEGRRRIGIEDGTVATVEFATGAHGVLQTSYIAVGNYPGVELRVYGSKGAAVARLISEFGVAETLHLATADEVEFRKVDLPAGALPPGTTLNTPWPELYYRNLVRHFVDEILDDTSPECTFLDGAKSQELVNAIVLASQERRWVDLPLYGASE
- a CDS encoding DUF885 domain-containing protein translates to MALQDLTRRYLDLHLALRPVDSTFMGYEDRDHELPPATPAALEQETSELASLALELRRQPAGATAEDRIARAALHGAVQHALRENEARPRLANPAWYTGEAAFGLIALLLRTPSGHVGDALRQRVEALPAFLAAGAARLAGAAAPADWVTRAKLEAQALERLLTHGLPLHALAGSVPPDAVAAACKAAAAFASSLAPSADSDPAAPAGYLAHLFAEVHQLPMPVKEAEALALEGFERARAALEAKARAADPEESWRAQLARLEGDHPPLPDVIATYSRLHERAMAEAERAGLVTPALGYGLRFAYLPEWARGVAHELYFLFYRSPAAMSPGSASPYWVFAPGADLDAYLRGQSYATIKLTHAVHHGSIGHHTQNARARESAVSLGRLAGTDCASGIALLAGGTMIEGWACYSQDLLLEADGFYTPAEELLLAHAELRNTAMCLADIRLHTGVWSLAQMRAFYEDEVGIGSQRAWTETTRNSMWPSTRSMYWLGTRAIRQFRRDVGGEARRFHDALLAFGSVPVYPVGEELLRAKERA
- a CDS encoding dihydrodipicolinate synthase family protein; translation: MTAFGGVHTIMPTPFTEDGALDLASLETLTEFLIGRGVDGLVVLGVLGEAPKLSQREQDEVIATTVKAAAGRVPVFAGAGAGGTDLAVERGKNAVARGAGGLLVAPPPVQNDAVIYEYYRRMDAAIDTPIILHDYPAATGVSMTVPLVARMHDELRNVSVIKLEDTPSVPKVSALRAMGCEIGIVGGLGGLYFLEELERGANGIMTGFSYPEVLVAVYRAFVGGDVAAARRTFYAACPLIRYEFQPGIGLALRKEVYRSRGAIRSAHVRHPGAQIDPVAQRELANVIAHVWPNG